In Coleofasciculus chthonoplastes PCC 7420, the sequence GAAGGTCGCCAAGACTATGAAACTAAACGCAATAAAATCTTTGGCAGTTCAACTCATTTAGTGGAAATTGATTTACTGCGTAAAGGAAAATCTTTGCCAATTTATCATAGCAATAGTCAAACTCATTATCGAATTTTAGTCAGTCGAGGAGATCGTCGTCCTCAAGCTGATTTGTATGCTTTTAATCTACGAGATACCATTCCCTCATTTCCCTTACCCTTGAAGTCGGGCGATCGCGAACCCTTCGTAGACTTACAGGTATTGTTGAATAATGTGTACGATCAAGCCAGTTATGATTTAGCCATCGATTATACTCAAGAACCCATACCGCCATTATTAGCAGATGATCAGGTTTGGGTAAATACATTATTAACCGAGCAACAACTGCGATAATGCTAGCAGGGGAAGCTGCCGCGATCGCAGCATCCGGGAAAATTAGCTGGTAAGCTGTTCGGCATTTAAATGCATGACAGATTACTAAGAAATGTTAACAAGCATAAAACTCTTACTGTTCCCTGTTCCCTGTTCCCTGTTCCCTGTTCCCTGTTCCCTGTTCCCTGTTCCCTCATCTCAACCGTTAACTTTTATTTTCCCTACCTACTTACTGATGATTCATTGTTCAAGAGGAAAATAGCGATCAAATTCAGCTTCATACTCCCACGCGATTCCCTGTGGATCACGAGTTCTGGTGTAGTCAGATAAAACCACAGGATAGCCTCGGATGTCGGTTAACTTCTTCGTATCGCACTTCAGGCGTTCGGCTAATTGGTTCTGAGTCAAGCTTTTGTCTTTAGGAATCGCTGATGGAGACACTGGTGGGGATGATTCGGCTGTTGAGTCGCCACCTTCGCTTGTATCCAAGTTATTCGGGGGTTTAGGTAGAGGAGCTGTTCCCAAATAGGTTGATAAAATCTTACCGATCGCTTCGGCTTCAGTTAACGCCTGAGCCTCCATAAACTCCTTGAGTTTGCCGTAGGTGACTGGACTAATGTGGCCGACTACACGGAAATTCTGATTTGCCATAGTTTTCCCTTCCCTAAAACTCCCG encodes:
- a CDS encoding DUF4058 family protein, which produces MPNPFPGMNPYLEHPEIWPGIHLLLISELTKFLSPQLRPKYRVAVEVRLYDTIGEQSLLVGIPDLTVKGSQATTEQSMTNVAVAPSPPQPQTVQVPVPETIKQGYLEVREVATGEVVTVIEILSPINKLSGEGRQDYETKRNKIFGSSTHLVEIDLLRKGKSLPIYHSNSQTHYRILVSRGDRRPQADLYAFNLRDTIPSFPLPLKSGDREPFVDLQVLLNNVYDQASYDLAIDYTQEPIPPLLADDQVWVNTLLTEQQLR